One Methanolinea sp. DNA window includes the following coding sequences:
- a CDS encoding MBL fold metallo-hydrolase produces the protein MIIRQFFVPGIAHSSYLVAVDRECAVIDPARDVGRYVLAAREMGCTVSCILQTHLHADFVSGHLDLAEETGAPIYAPRAGRCAFPHEPVAEGDEVHLGNVTFRVIETPGHTPEHVCYVATDTSRGSTPVALFSGDTLFAGDVGRPDLFPGRAEELASALFENLHAKVLSLPDECEVYPAHGMGSLCGRAISAKRTTTIGYEKKYNYALRIRDRDEFVEALTSRMPAAPDHFARCSEINRAGPALMRTLRGPSPLRPGEFHARSREEGAVILDVRSYPAFSGLHVPGSWHIDLSGNFATQAGWVLPPDREIALVVDDWRQAREAALQLRRVGLDRVGWYLDGGMLDWAALGLPVDRVPLVSAARAHALVSGRRAVLVDVRSREEHESAPVPGAVHIPWHDLRTRSTELDPRAPTIVMCRGGQRASIAASILKMKGFASVCNLAGGYAAYRKGGFAP, from the coding sequence ATGATAATCCGGCAGTTCTTCGTCCCCGGGATCGCGCACAGCTCCTACCTCGTCGCAGTGGACAGGGAGTGCGCGGTCATCGACCCGGCCCGCGACGTCGGGAGGTACGTGTTGGCAGCGCGAGAGATGGGCTGCACCGTCTCGTGCATCCTCCAGACGCACCTCCACGCGGACTTCGTCTCCGGGCACCTCGACCTCGCGGAGGAGACGGGCGCGCCAATCTACGCGCCGCGGGCGGGAAGGTGCGCGTTCCCCCACGAACCCGTGGCCGAGGGCGACGAGGTGCACCTCGGGAACGTCACGTTCCGGGTGATCGAGACGCCCGGCCACACCCCCGAGCACGTCTGCTACGTGGCGACCGACACGTCCCGCGGGTCCACGCCGGTCGCGCTCTTCTCGGGCGATACCCTCTTCGCAGGCGACGTGGGCCGGCCGGACCTCTTCCCCGGAAGGGCGGAGGAGCTCGCCTCGGCACTCTTCGAGAACCTGCACGCAAAGGTCCTTTCGCTCCCCGACGAGTGCGAGGTCTATCCGGCCCACGGCATGGGATCGCTCTGCGGGAGGGCGATCTCGGCGAAGAGGACGACTACCATAGGGTACGAGAAGAAGTACAACTACGCGCTGCGGATAAGGGACCGGGACGAGTTTGTGGAGGCCCTCACGTCCCGCATGCCCGCGGCCCCCGACCACTTCGCGCGGTGTTCCGAGATCAACCGCGCGGGTCCGGCCCTGATGCGCACGCTCCGGGGCCCCTCGCCGCTCCGGCCCGGGGAGTTCCACGCGCGGTCGCGCGAAGAGGGCGCGGTCATCCTCGACGTCCGGAGCTACCCCGCCTTCTCGGGTCTCCACGTCCCGGGTTCGTGGCACATCGACCTCTCGGGGAACTTCGCGACACAGGCAGGATGGGTCCTCCCGCCGGACAGGGAGATCGCCCTCGTCGTGGACGACTGGAGACAGGCACGGGAGGCCGCCCTCCAGCTCCGGCGCGTCGGCCTCGACCGCGTCGGGTGGTACCTCGACGGCGGGATGCTCGACTGGGCGGCTTTAGGTCTCCCCGTCGACAGGGTGCCCCTCGTTTCCGCGGCAAGAGCACACGCGCTCGTCTCCGGCAGGCGCGCGGTCCTCGTGGACGTCCGGTCGAGGGAGGAACACGAGTCCGCCCCCGTGCCCGGCGCCGTGCACATCCCGTGGCACGACCTCCGGACCCGCTCCACGGAGCTCGATCCGCGGGCGCCGACGATCGTCATGTGCAGGGGCGGGCAGCGTGCGAGCATCGCGGCGAGCATCCTGAAGATGAAGGGGTTTGCATCCGTGTGCAACCTCGCGGGAGGGTACGCCGCGTACAGGAAGGGGGGATTTGCCCCCTGA
- the hycI gene encoding hydrogenase maturation peptidase HycI produces MSAGRATWTAGDLPPGGEKNVLMGVGNPLRRDDGAGNYVARTFRHPGWLVLDCGTVPENFTGIVRKVRPPLLVIVDAAEMGLPAGACRIIPREKIRDVSFGTHQLPLHVVASYLGGLPGETVIVGIQPLAVDFGEGLTGPVRRAADGLVALLAGGRLREIPVLA; encoded by the coding sequence ATGAGTGCGGGACGGGCCACGTGGACCGCGGGGGACCTGCCACCCGGCGGGGAAAAGAATGTCCTCATGGGGGTCGGCAACCCCCTCCGCCGCGACGACGGCGCCGGGAACTACGTCGCGCGGACGTTCCGGCACCCCGGGTGGCTCGTCCTTGACTGCGGGACCGTCCCGGAGAACTTCACGGGGATCGTGAGGAAGGTCCGCCCGCCCCTCCTCGTGATAGTGGACGCCGCGGAGATGGGCCTCCCCGCCGGCGCGTGCAGGATCATCCCCCGGGAAAAGATACGCGACGTCTCGTTCGGGACCCACCAGCTCCCGCTCCACGTGGTCGCAAGCTACCTCGGGGGCCTCCCGGGGGAGACGGTCATCGTCGGGATCCAGCCGCTCGCCGTGGATTTCGGGGAGGGACTCACCGGGCCGGTGCGGCGGGCGGCAGACGGGCTCGTTGCCCTCCTCGCGGGGGGGAGGCTCCGGGAGATCCCGGTTCTCGCGTGA
- a CDS encoding small multi-drug export protein, whose translation MDIPLRSTIPEVCPVWGVPLPGRLVRVAIPFAIGGSYISLCFLLMPRESALLLGGLMLAYLVPPAGKESIVPLGIALGLPWWLVAFSIGLMDVLAGIFMALNCDVSGRIPLLGRWIARFLAKGNDFVRRRPWLERFSFAGVVLFVMFPLQGSGGIGGSLLGWMVGLSPVRTLLAIAAGAFLGCGLIAVGSQVVKDAAAADPAGGFILAACVVIVIAGAYAAYRRMVAR comes from the coding sequence ATGGACATCCCGTTGAGATCCACCATCCCCGAGGTCTGTCCCGTGTGGGGAGTGCCCCTGCCCGGGCGGCTCGTCCGCGTCGCCATCCCGTTTGCCATCGGCGGTTCCTACATCTCCCTCTGTTTCCTCCTCATGCCCCGCGAGAGCGCGCTCCTCCTCGGCGGCCTGATGCTCGCGTACCTCGTTCCCCCCGCGGGGAAGGAGTCCATCGTCCCGCTCGGGATTGCCCTCGGGCTCCCGTGGTGGCTCGTCGCGTTCTCCATCGGGCTGATGGACGTGCTCGCCGGGATATTCATGGCCCTCAACTGCGACGTCTCCGGCAGGATTCCCCTCCTCGGCCGCTGGATCGCGCGGTTCCTCGCGAAGGGGAACGACTTCGTCCGTCGCCGGCCGTGGCTCGAGAGGTTCTCCTTCGCAGGCGTCGTCCTCTTCGTGATGTTCCCCCTGCAGGGCAGCGGTGGCATCGGGGGATCGCTCCTCGGCTGGATGGTGGGCCTCTCGCCGGTGCGCACGCTCCTTGCCATCGCGGCAGGCGCGTTCCTCGGGTGCGGCCTGATCGCGGTCGGATCCCAGGTGGTAAAGGACGCCGCGGCCGCCGATCCCGCGGGGGGATTTATCCTCGCCGCGTGCGTGGTCATCGTCATCGCGGGCGCGTACGCCGCGTACCGGCGGATGGTCGCGCGGTGA
- a CDS encoding 4Fe-4S dicluster domain-containing protein: MRGLPLVPELLRQLFRRPATNLFPAKYLPRSVRRFLRDAGEGRARIHPPVPTPPQYRGKIAYDRESCIGCTLCVKVCPAHAIDFIPVTKKVRIWVGQCIFCSQCTSICPKNCLSMTEEFLLAGEDRYAENLIVE; this comes from the coding sequence GTGAGGGGGCTGCCCCTCGTCCCGGAGCTCCTGCGCCAGCTCTTCAGGAGGCCCGCGACGAACCTCTTCCCCGCGAAGTACCTCCCGCGGTCCGTGAGGCGGTTCCTGCGCGACGCGGGGGAGGGCAGGGCCCGGATTCACCCCCCGGTTCCCACGCCGCCGCAGTACAGGGGGAAGATCGCGTACGACCGGGAGAGCTGCATCGGGTGCACGCTCTGCGTGAAGGTGTGCCCGGCACACGCGATCGACTTCATCCCGGTGACGAAGAAGGTCCGCATCTGGGTCGGGCAGTGCATCTTCTGCTCCCAGTGCACGAGCATCTGCCCGAAGAACTGCCTCTCGATGACCGAAGAGTTCCTCCTCGCGGGGGAGGACCGGTACGCGGAGAACCTGATCGTGGAGTGA
- a CDS encoding SLC13 family permease: MDTQVILVSGIVAGAVFLLASETLRVDLVAVVVCLSLAWLGLVSPLEAISGFASNAVIAMAAVMVLGAGLERSGVTSRIATWIVRHAGDTRRRVVAATSLSAGLISSVIHNVGAAALFLPVARRISARSAIPVSRLAMPIGFAAILGGTVTMIGSGPLIILNDLFREAGADPLPLFAVTPVGIFLLLAGVALFALAGEWIFPPGRDETGNRSVAETWGIDGPVLTCTVREDSPLAGKTREDIRFEDRYGLVLLATREGDDISVAPPRSTRIGGGQQLALLGRREDFDRFCADWGCVPGGEADWFGEILSEGGFSFAEVVVRPRASIRGRTPREIMFRRRFSIEPVLLARCGEEMRADFSDVPLSAGDILVVFGSWENLLRLSDNPDLQLISRPEGEPVRRGKGALAVAIFAGALALSQAGVPLSLSLLSGAAAMVLSGVIDLPGAYRAIDWKVIVLIGGMLPLGTAIEKTGAAAQLAGFLAGYLEGAHPLVVMLAIAVIATALSLVISNVAATVLLVPIAMLAGESLGIDPKSLALLAAVCTQNSFVLPTHQVNALLMGPGGYRTRDYLRAGSIMTAIFIAVAVTLMYLLAA, from the coding sequence ATGGACACACAAGTGATCCTCGTCTCGGGGATCGTCGCGGGGGCGGTCTTCCTCCTCGCGAGCGAGACCCTGAGAGTCGACCTCGTCGCGGTCGTCGTCTGCCTCTCCCTCGCGTGGCTCGGTCTCGTCTCGCCGCTCGAGGCGATCTCGGGCTTTGCGTCGAACGCCGTGATCGCGATGGCGGCAGTCATGGTCCTCGGCGCGGGGCTCGAGAGATCAGGTGTCACCTCGCGGATTGCCACGTGGATCGTCCGGCACGCCGGGGACACGAGGCGCCGCGTCGTCGCCGCGACCTCCCTCTCGGCCGGCCTCATCTCTTCCGTCATCCACAACGTCGGCGCGGCCGCCCTCTTCCTCCCCGTCGCGAGGAGGATCTCGGCGAGGTCGGCTATCCCCGTCTCCCGCCTCGCGATGCCGATCGGTTTTGCGGCGATCCTCGGCGGGACGGTCACGATGATAGGATCCGGCCCCCTGATCATCCTCAACGACCTGTTCCGGGAGGCAGGAGCTGATCCCCTCCCCCTCTTTGCCGTCACCCCCGTCGGGATATTCCTCCTCCTCGCAGGGGTGGCACTCTTTGCCCTCGCCGGCGAGTGGATATTTCCCCCCGGGAGGGACGAGACGGGGAACCGGTCCGTCGCGGAGACGTGGGGGATCGACGGCCCGGTGCTCACGTGCACGGTGAGGGAGGACTCCCCCCTCGCGGGCAAGACGCGCGAGGATATCCGGTTCGAGGACAGGTACGGCCTCGTCCTCCTCGCGACCCGGGAAGGGGACGATATCTCGGTGGCGCCGCCGCGCTCCACGAGGATCGGGGGAGGCCAGCAACTCGCGCTCCTCGGCAGGAGGGAAGATTTCGACCGTTTCTGCGCGGACTGGGGATGCGTCCCCGGCGGGGAGGCGGACTGGTTCGGGGAGATCCTCTCCGAGGGTGGTTTTTCGTTCGCGGAGGTCGTCGTCCGGCCACGCGCATCGATCAGGGGCAGGACACCGCGCGAGATCATGTTCCGGAGGCGATTTTCCATCGAACCCGTCCTCCTCGCGAGGTGCGGGGAAGAGATGCGCGCCGACTTCTCGGACGTTCCCCTCTCCGCGGGGGATATCCTCGTCGTGTTCGGGTCGTGGGAGAACCTCCTCCGCCTCTCGGACAACCCCGACCTCCAGCTGATCTCCAGGCCCGAGGGAGAGCCTGTCCGCCGCGGGAAGGGTGCCCTTGCCGTCGCGATCTTCGCGGGAGCCCTCGCCCTTTCCCAGGCCGGTGTCCCCCTCTCCCTCTCGCTCCTCTCCGGTGCAGCAGCGATGGTCCTCTCCGGGGTGATCGATCTCCCCGGCGCGTACAGGGCAATCGACTGGAAGGTCATCGTCCTGATCGGGGGCATGCTCCCCCTCGGGACGGCCATCGAGAAGACGGGGGCAGCCGCGCAGCTCGCGGGATTCCTCGCGGGGTACCTCGAGGGTGCACACCCCCTCGTGGTGATGCTTGCCATCGCAGTCATCGCAACGGCGCTCTCGCTCGTCATCTCGAACGTCGCGGCAACCGTCCTGCTCGTCCCGATCGCGATGCTCGCGGGGGAGAGTCTCGGGATAGACCCGAAGTCCCTTGCCCTCCTCGCCGCGGTCTGCACCCAGAACAGCTTCGTTCTCCCCACGCACCAGGTCAATGCCCTCCTCATGGGACCCGGGGGATACCGGACGAGGGACTACCTGCGGGCGGGGAGCATCATGACCGCCATTTTCATTGCCGTCGCCGTTACCCTCATGTATCTCCTCGCTGCATAG
- a CDS encoding DUF2121 domain-containing protein, with protein MSLVIAFCGRDRSFMAGDRREIWFRGDERSVQLLEDEIYSGRIQNEEELRARARERGVGISIRDDRCKVWEEGGVLVGRVSERDGTMLRYRTLFVSCGHYAMLESRGGGEREIARGGASRFIVLGNRTTQDIARRCIQSRFGERAGTPADALRAIFAAMEEAAARTPSVSKSFSLVQTDESVPLPRR; from the coding sequence GTGAGCCTCGTGATCGCCTTCTGCGGGAGGGACCGGTCCTTCATGGCAGGCGACAGGAGGGAGATCTGGTTCCGCGGGGACGAGAGGTCCGTGCAACTCCTCGAGGACGAGATCTACTCCGGGCGTATCCAAAACGAGGAGGAGCTCCGCGCGAGGGCAAGGGAGCGCGGCGTCGGGATCTCCATCCGCGACGACAGGTGCAAGGTCTGGGAAGAAGGGGGTGTCCTCGTCGGCAGGGTGAGCGAGAGGGACGGGACCATGCTCCGGTACCGGACCCTGTTCGTCTCCTGCGGGCACTACGCCATGCTTGAATCACGAGGCGGGGGAGAGAGGGAGATCGCGCGGGGAGGCGCGAGCAGGTTCATCGTCCTCGGGAACAGGACGACGCAGGATATCGCCCGGCGGTGCATTCAGTCTCGCTTCGGGGAGAGGGCGGGCACGCCCGCGGATGCCCTCCGCGCGATCTTCGCCGCGATGGAGGAGGCGGCGGCACGCACCCCGTCAGTCTCGAAATCGTTCTCCCTCGTCCAGACCGACGAGAGCGTGCCGCTGCCACGCAGGTGA
- a CDS encoding YeeE/YedE thiosulfate transporter family protein — protein sequence MIEWFSGATWSPYIAGAGIGILVCLSFLLSDRPLGVSTAYAKTAGMVEKYLFRGDVTSMPYYRQVVPAVDWQWTILVGVVAGGFLAAYSAGTLSLSAVPPLFASAFGGGTVFRLAVAVAGGILMGLGARWAGGCTSGHGISGTLQLSLSSWVAVACFFAGGILTAGILYGFRFG from the coding sequence ATGATCGAGTGGTTCTCTGGTGCGACGTGGTCGCCGTACATCGCGGGCGCGGGGATTGGAATCCTCGTATGCCTGTCGTTTCTCCTCTCCGACCGGCCCCTCGGGGTCTCGACGGCGTACGCGAAGACGGCGGGGATGGTGGAGAAGTACCTCTTCCGCGGGGACGTGACATCGATGCCCTACTACAGGCAGGTGGTCCCCGCCGTCGACTGGCAGTGGACGATCCTCGTCGGCGTGGTCGCGGGGGGTTTCCTCGCGGCGTACAGTGCGGGGACGCTCTCCCTCTCCGCGGTCCCGCCGCTCTTTGCCAGTGCTTTCGGCGGGGGAACGGTCTTTCGGCTCGCGGTCGCGGTCGCGGGCGGGATCCTCATGGGCCTTGGTGCCCGCTGGGCCGGCGGGTGCACCTCGGGCCACGGGATCTCGGGCACCCTGCAGCTCTCGCTCTCGAGCTGGGTCGCGGTCGCCTGCTTCTTCGCCGGCGGCATCCTGACGGCAGGGATCCTCTATGGCTTCCGCTTCGGGTGA
- a CDS encoding PAS domain S-box protein — MPGEKFRVLYVDDEPALLEVGKAFLERSGSISCDTALSPREAIGRLKIEHYDAIISDYQMPDVDGIEFLKFVRKRCGDIPFIIFTGKGREEVVIQALNNGADFYLQKGGDPLSQFAELEHKVKQAVGRFRAEEKLRRINRYNEIVIEVNTVAFRCREKEPFLAEVCRVLTRNGDYASAWAGLCDVSGKRLVPVASCDSRGDPSSIGARNPVDIGALESPPLEKVFSGETAYTTLDSLPGLFRSHGDVQGPAAGTPVALVPLFVMGKVRGVLCLSAARADAFSAEEMAFIGTLGFSVSTAIERMDADEVRRRAEEALADSLRQMQDLIEFLPDPTFAIDNAGRVIAWNRAMEEMTGVGKSAILGRGDHEYARAFYGEKRPMLVDLVAGGDPGAARLYPGARRVGETVEAEVTRPSPGNGGVVFLWVRAAPLYNRNGERVGAIETVRDITRIKETEKSLLQKNEELAASLEEITAIEEELRQQMEEIARNEQLLRESEERYRTIFENTGTATVILGEDGTILLANATFERLSGYRRDEIEGKMKWMEFVVPEDLGWMLEQHRKRRVDPRSAPTRYTFRFVTRSGEVRTIDLAVDMIPGTTTSVASLRDVTEEKRLEEELRLLTEEYQHLLDSMADVYYRADAEGRLVKASRSWATLLGYDSVSECLGKDIAREFYYNPEERQKLLEEISRTGRVTDYEVTLKRKDGTPVTVATSSHLVRDASGRITGVEGIFRDISQRKQLVEALAEAEQKLSSIIQFLPDATFVIDRNGTVVAWNRAIEEMTGIPASEMVGKGNYEYAIPFYGYRRPILVDLVFCPGSEVEKMYSYVHAEGETLTAETVNARLRGREVVLWGKASPLYNSRGEKIGAIESIRDVTDRRQMEQSLRESLETLRAVMDSVDAVIYVADMQTHEILFINKQVREDLGEITGKKCWQAIQKDQPGPCPFCTNPLLVDSEGKPTGTHVWEFRNSVTNRWYECHDTAIPWTDGRLVRLEVAIDITGRKQTEEMLRESEEKLRLVNRKLSLLHSVTRHDINNLLTVAGGYLDLLKNETQGTAAREYITKLESVWERINGIIRFTREYEEIGVHAPGWHNCREIIERATKGVLPAHVRIRNEIPDDLEIYADPLVEKVCYNLVENAVTHGRKVTTIRFSLAESGENAVIAVEDDGVGIPPEEKERIFERGYGKGTGFGLFLSREILGITGMSIRETGTYGEGARFEILVPSGCLRKKGR; from the coding sequence ATGCCGGGGGAGAAGTTCCGCGTCCTCTACGTCGACGACGAACCCGCGCTCCTCGAGGTGGGGAAGGCATTCCTCGAGAGGTCCGGGAGCATCTCGTGCGACACTGCCCTGTCCCCGAGGGAGGCAATCGGCAGGCTCAAAATCGAGCATTACGACGCAATCATCTCCGATTACCAGATGCCCGACGTCGACGGGATAGAATTCCTGAAGTTCGTCAGGAAGAGGTGCGGGGACATCCCCTTCATCATCTTCACGGGGAAGGGGCGCGAGGAGGTCGTCATCCAGGCACTGAACAACGGCGCGGACTTCTACCTGCAGAAGGGTGGCGACCCGCTCTCGCAATTCGCTGAGCTTGAGCACAAGGTGAAGCAGGCGGTCGGGCGCTTCAGGGCGGAGGAGAAACTCCGGCGAATCAACCGGTACAACGAGATTGTCATAGAGGTAAACACGGTGGCCTTCCGGTGCAGGGAGAAGGAACCCTTCCTCGCCGAGGTATGCCGCGTCCTCACGAGAAATGGGGACTACGCGTCGGCGTGGGCAGGACTGTGCGACGTGTCCGGGAAACGGCTCGTTCCCGTTGCATCGTGCGATTCCCGCGGGGACCCTTCTTCAATTGGTGCGCGCAATCCGGTCGATATCGGTGCACTTGAAAGTCCCCCCTTGGAGAAGGTCTTCTCGGGGGAGACAGCTTACACTACCCTCGACTCGCTCCCCGGACTTTTCCGGTCCCACGGTGATGTACAGGGGCCTGCCGCCGGGACACCGGTTGCACTCGTCCCCCTCTTTGTCATGGGGAAGGTGAGGGGGGTCCTCTGCCTTTCGGCAGCGCGCGCGGACGCGTTCTCCGCGGAGGAGATGGCGTTCATCGGTACGCTGGGCTTTTCCGTGTCGACCGCGATCGAGCGGATGGATGCCGACGAGGTGAGGAGGCGCGCCGAGGAAGCCCTCGCGGACTCCCTCCGGCAGATGCAGGACCTCATCGAGTTCCTCCCCGACCCCACGTTCGCCATCGATAATGCCGGGAGGGTGATCGCGTGGAACCGGGCGATGGAGGAGATGACCGGGGTAGGGAAGAGCGCCATCCTCGGGAGAGGCGACCACGAGTACGCGAGGGCATTCTACGGGGAGAAGCGCCCGATGCTCGTCGACCTCGTCGCCGGCGGAGATCCCGGTGCAGCCCGGCTCTATCCCGGCGCAAGGAGGGTGGGAGAGACGGTGGAGGCCGAGGTGACCCGTCCATCGCCGGGAAACGGCGGGGTGGTGTTCCTCTGGGTAAGGGCAGCCCCGCTCTACAACAGGAATGGGGAGCGGGTCGGCGCCATCGAGACGGTCAGGGACATCACCCGCATCAAGGAGACCGAGAAGTCCCTCCTCCAGAAGAACGAGGAGCTCGCGGCATCACTCGAGGAGATCACGGCGATAGAAGAGGAGCTGCGGCAGCAGATGGAGGAGATCGCGCGGAACGAGCAGCTCCTGCGCGAGAGCGAGGAGAGGTATCGGACGATCTTCGAGAACACGGGGACCGCGACCGTCATCCTCGGCGAGGACGGCACCATCCTCCTCGCAAATGCCACTTTCGAGAGGCTCTCGGGGTACCGGAGGGACGAGATCGAGGGAAAGATGAAGTGGATGGAATTCGTGGTCCCGGAAGACCTCGGGTGGATGCTCGAGCAGCACAGGAAGAGGAGGGTCGATCCCCGGTCCGCGCCTACCCGGTACACTTTCCGGTTCGTGACCCGGTCAGGAGAGGTGAGGACGATCGACCTCGCGGTGGACATGATCCCCGGAACCACGACGAGCGTTGCGTCCCTGCGTGACGTCACCGAGGAGAAGAGACTGGAAGAGGAGCTGCGTTTGCTCACGGAAGAGTACCAGCACCTCCTCGACAGCATGGCCGACGTCTACTACCGGGCCGACGCGGAGGGGAGGCTCGTGAAGGCGAGCAGGTCGTGGGCAACCCTCCTCGGATACGACAGCGTCTCGGAGTGCCTCGGGAAGGACATCGCGCGGGAGTTCTACTACAACCCGGAGGAGCGGCAGAAATTGCTCGAGGAGATCTCGAGGACCGGACGCGTGACAGATTACGAGGTCACCCTGAAGAGGAAGGACGGGACGCCCGTCACGGTCGCAACGAGCAGCCACCTCGTCCGCGATGCCTCGGGCAGGATCACCGGCGTCGAGGGGATCTTCCGCGACATCTCCCAGAGGAAGCAGCTCGTCGAGGCACTCGCAGAGGCCGAGCAGAAGCTCTCCTCCATCATCCAGTTCCTCCCCGACGCGACGTTCGTCATCGACAGGAACGGGACCGTCGTCGCGTGGAACAGGGCAATAGAGGAGATGACGGGAATCCCGGCGAGCGAGATGGTAGGGAAGGGGAACTACGAGTACGCAATCCCGTTCTACGGGTACCGCCGCCCGATTCTCGTCGACCTCGTCTTTTGCCCGGGAAGCGAGGTGGAGAAGATGTACTCGTACGTGCACGCCGAGGGGGAGACGCTCACTGCCGAGACCGTGAACGCGAGGCTGCGGGGGAGGGAGGTGGTCTTATGGGGCAAGGCCTCCCCGCTGTACAACAGCCGAGGGGAGAAAATCGGCGCGATCGAGTCGATAAGGGACGTCACTGACCGAAGGCAGATGGAGCAATCGCTGCGCGAGTCACTCGAGACACTCAGGGCAGTGATGGACAGCGTCGACGCGGTGATTTACGTCGCGGACATGCAGACGCACGAGATCCTCTTCATCAACAAGCAGGTGAGGGAGGATCTCGGCGAGATCACGGGGAAGAAGTGCTGGCAGGCCATCCAGAAGGACCAGCCCGGCCCCTGCCCGTTCTGCACGAACCCTCTCCTCGTGGATAGCGAAGGGAAGCCCACGGGGACTCACGTCTGGGAGTTCCGGAACTCGGTGACCAACCGCTGGTACGAGTGCCACGATACCGCGATACCCTGGACAGACGGGAGGCTCGTGCGCCTCGAGGTCGCAATCGACATCACCGGCCGGAAACAGACCGAGGAGATGCTGCGGGAGAGCGAGGAGAAACTCCGGCTTGTGAACAGGAAGCTCTCGCTCCTCCACTCTGTCACGCGCCACGATATCAACAACCTGCTCACGGTGGCAGGGGGGTACCTTGACCTCCTCAAGAACGAGACGCAAGGAACGGCCGCGAGGGAGTACATCACCAAACTCGAGTCCGTCTGGGAGCGCATAAACGGGATAATTAGATTCACGCGTGAATACGAGGAGATCGGCGTGCACGCTCCCGGCTGGCATAATTGCCGGGAGATCATCGAGAGGGCAACGAAGGGGGTCCTCCCCGCACACGTCCGGATTCGAAACGAGATCCCGGATGACCTCGAGATATACGCCGATCCCCTCGTCGAGAAGGTCTGCTACAACCTCGTCGAGAACGCGGTGACCCACGGGAGGAAGGTGACGACGATCAGGTTCTCGCTCGCGGAAAGCGGGGAGAATGCCGTCATCGCGGTCGAGGACGACGGCGTGGGGATACCCCCGGAGGAGAAGGAGAGGATATTCGAGAGGGGGTACGGGAAAGGCACGGGGTTTGGACTCTTCCTCTCGCGCGAGATCCTCGGGATCACCGGGATGTCGATACGGGAGACGGGGACCTATGGGGAGGGCGCGCGGTTCGAGATCCTCGTCCCCTCAGGCTGCCTTCGGAAGAAGGGCCGGTGA
- a CDS encoding glycerophosphodiester phosphodiesterase family protein yields the protein MEIIAHRGASARAPENTLAAVRLAIGCADYVEVDVRLSRDRVPVVMHDPTVDRTTNGKGRVGDFTAAELRALDAGQGEHVPTLEEVCGLVAGRTGLCVELKEPGSEYHVCDVLERHSPRPLLVVSFHGASLAAVHEIMPEVPLGLVSSRPGIPRPRRDEDVPLHAFLPRFDVLSKEIVREARARGMRVIPWTLDAEAEWEEACRLGVDGFATDDPCRAREWAASRK from the coding sequence ATGGAGATCATCGCGCACAGGGGGGCATCCGCGAGGGCCCCCGAGAACACCCTCGCGGCGGTACGCCTCGCCATAGGGTGTGCCGATTACGTGGAGGTGGACGTGCGCCTCTCGCGCGACCGCGTCCCCGTGGTCATGCACGATCCCACGGTCGATAGGACGACGAACGGGAAGGGCAGGGTCGGGGACTTCACCGCTGCCGAGCTGCGGGCCCTCGACGCCGGGCAGGGGGAGCACGTCCCGACCCTCGAGGAAGTCTGCGGTCTCGTCGCGGGGAGGACGGGCCTCTGCGTGGAGCTGAAGGAACCGGGCTCCGAGTACCACGTCTGCGACGTCCTCGAGCGCCATTCGCCGCGACCGCTCCTCGTCGTGTCCTTCCACGGAGCATCTCTCGCTGCGGTCCACGAGATCATGCCCGAAGTCCCCCTCGGCCTCGTAAGTTCCCGGCCGGGAATCCCAAGGCCCCGGCGGGACGAGGATGTCCCGCTCCACGCGTTCCTGCCGCGGTTCGACGTCCTCTCGAAAGAGATCGTCCGCGAGGCCCGCGCCCGGGGGATGCGCGTGATCCCGTGGACACTCGACGCCGAGGCAGAGTGGGAGGAGGCCTGCAGGCTCGGAGTGGACGGTTTCGCGACGGACGATCCCTGCAGGGCGAGGGAGTGGGCGGCCAGCCGAAAGTGA
- a CDS encoding YeeE/YedE thiosulfate transporter family protein, translated as MVRLERLWQEKTLQSILGLAIGTAFGFLLQKGGVTRYDVILGQLLLSDFTVLKVMFSAVLVGMVGVHAMRAAGLVRLHVREGSLGATVAGGLIFGAGFALLGYCPGTAAAASGSGALDAAVGMAGIVVGAGIFARIYPFLEGKVLGFGRFPAATIPELLGVPPGRVAAVFSVLIAAFLAVLAASGI; from the coding sequence ATGGTGCGACTCGAGAGGCTGTGGCAGGAGAAAACACTCCAGTCGATCCTCGGGCTTGCCATCGGCACCGCGTTTGGGTTCCTGCTCCAGAAGGGGGGTGTGACCCGGTACGACGTCATCCTCGGCCAGCTCCTCCTCTCTGACTTCACCGTGCTGAAGGTGATGTTCTCGGCGGTCCTCGTCGGGATGGTCGGTGTGCATGCCATGAGGGCCGCGGGCCTCGTGCGGCTCCACGTGAGGGAGGGTTCCCTCGGCGCGACGGTCGCGGGGGGGCTGATCTTCGGCGCCGGGTTTGCCCTCCTCGGCTACTGCCCCGGCACTGCCGCCGCGGCCTCCGGGTCGGGAGCACTCGATGCCGCGGTCGGGATGGCGGGAATCGTCGTCGGCGCGGGGATATTCGCGAGGATCTACCCATTCCTCGAGGGGAAAGTCCTCGGGTTCGGGAGGTTCCCCGCGGCCACGATCCCGGAACTCCTCGGGGTCCCGCCCGGTCGCGTCGCGGCGGTCTTCTCCGTCCTGATCGCGGCATTCCTCGCAGTGCTCGCGGCATCCGGGATATGA